The following are encoded in a window of Limibacter armeniacum genomic DNA:
- a CDS encoding membrane lipoprotein lipid attachment site-containing protein, translated as MKRIITFIVLALAVTACSSSDRRFQKTPVDELIKTMDKKDNFTIVLYDMDLEEHTFSSDIYRHKYKVVTLEENAADSTVTPKSIETEWYEVPEWYFDDHVNDMGMEIAAKQDGKVTKQVAPAGYSQYVGNSKYGRWETNSSGESFWSFYGKYAMMRSLFGMTFYQPVYRSYYTDYSRYRTAGRPYYGTTTVGVTKTSRYGTFSAASKSSSMANRSFTSKLSSNSSFRNKVNRSVSRSPSSVAAGTRSKTSRSSSRYGSSSSSSSRSRSSGRGGK; from the coding sequence ATGAAAAGAATAATCACTTTTATCGTATTAGCACTTGCCGTAACAGCTTGTTCATCAAGTGATCGCAGGTTTCAGAAGACTCCTGTCGATGAGCTAATCAAGACGATGGACAAGAAAGATAATTTTACCATTGTACTGTACGACATGGATTTGGAGGAGCATACATTTTCTTCAGATATCTACAGACATAAATATAAGGTAGTGACTTTGGAGGAGAACGCTGCTGACTCAACAGTTACACCAAAGTCAATCGAAACAGAGTGGTATGAAGTACCGGAGTGGTATTTTGATGACCATGTCAATGATATGGGAATGGAAATCGCTGCTAAGCAAGATGGTAAAGTAACAAAACAGGTAGCTCCAGCAGGATATTCTCAGTATGTAGGCAATTCAAAATACGGTCGTTGGGAAACAAACAGTAGTGGTGAAAGCTTCTGGTCGTTTTATGGTAAGTATGCCATGATGCGTTCCCTGTTCGGTATGACATTCTACCAGCCAGTGTACAGAAGCTACTATACGGACTACTCACGTTACAGAACAGCAGGACGTCCTTATTATGGTACTACTACAGTAGGGGTAACAAAAACGTCACGCTATGGCACATTTTCAGCTGCATCAAAGTCATCATCAATGGCTAATAGATCATTTACAAGTAAGTTGAGTTCTAATAGCTCATTCAGAAATAAAGTAAACAGAAGTGTATCAAGAAGTCCATCTTCTGTGGCAGCAGGTACACGTTCTAAAACCTCTCGTTCTTCATCAAGATACGGAAGCTCTTCTTCGTCTTCTTCAAGAAGTCGTTCTTCAGGAAGAGGAGGTAAGTAA
- a CDS encoding DUF4178 domain-containing protein yields MPFGFFKKNKKEEEPHYDPTNIKVTDIRKGFVLDYDLKTWEVQDEYEYDWGDNNFSYEFKLVSADDVVFLSVEEDDFVECTVTRKLNFNKLDEEIEEAILSKGKPPRQIIYNGTVFYRDGEHAGYFRNIKDTSFQPFVSWEYYDDSEKQVLVIEQWGDEDFEASIGKVESESDFSNILPIEM; encoded by the coding sequence ATGCCATTTGGTTTTTTTAAGAAAAACAAAAAAGAGGAAGAGCCTCATTATGACCCGACCAATATCAAAGTGACAGACATTCGGAAAGGGTTTGTACTTGACTATGACCTGAAAACTTGGGAAGTGCAGGACGAGTATGAGTATGATTGGGGAGACAATAACTTTAGTTATGAGTTTAAACTTGTCTCTGCGGATGATGTTGTTTTCTTGAGTGTAGAAGAAGATGACTTTGTTGAGTGTACTGTAACTCGCAAACTTAACTTCAATAAGTTGGATGAAGAGATCGAGGAAGCGATCCTTAGTAAAGGAAAACCTCCAAGACAGATCATTTACAACGGCACTGTATTTTATCGAGATGGAGAGCACGCTGGATATTTCAGAAATATCAAGGATACCTCTTTCCAGCCATTTGTTTCTTGGGAATATTATGATGACTCAGAGAAGCAGGTATTGGTGATAGAGCAATGGGGAGATGAGGATTTTGAGGCTTCAATTGGAAAAGTGGAAAGTGAGAGTGACTTTAGTAATATCTTGCCAATTGAGATGTAG
- a CDS encoding glutamate--tRNA ligase family protein → MRTRFAPTPSGYLHIGNAFSFILTWLLAKSRNGSILLRIDDIDASRSRPEFLDDIFQTLEWLQLDYDEGPSGVENFLQHYSQTLRTDQYEKLLSKLIDNNLVYACKCTRSQIKKFSNDGHYPLTCRNLHKDLSSENVAWRIKTVPEKILVPDLKQGLISVNLYEEMRDFIVRRKDEIIAYQVASLADDLAYEIDFIVRGEDLLSSTAAQLYLAKSSNYEAFTNASFYHHPLITDNGVKLSKSEGATSIRDIKQQTHPSAIYQLVARQMGWKYQNINSLQDLLEESIRSNF, encoded by the coding sequence ATGAGAACCAGATTTGCCCCTACTCCTAGCGGATATCTTCATATTGGAAATGCCTTTTCATTTATACTTACTTGGTTATTAGCCAAATCGAGGAATGGCTCTATTCTGCTTCGAATAGATGACATTGACGCTTCTCGCTCCCGTCCAGAGTTTTTAGATGATATCTTTCAGACTCTTGAATGGTTACAATTAGATTACGATGAAGGACCATCTGGGGTTGAGAATTTTCTTCAGCACTATTCTCAGACGCTCAGGACTGACCAATATGAAAAATTGCTTTCTAAGCTGATTGACAACAACTTGGTATATGCCTGTAAGTGTACCAGATCACAGATAAAAAAATTTTCTAACGATGGGCATTACCCTTTGACCTGTCGTAACCTTCATAAAGACCTTTCCAGTGAAAATGTAGCTTGGCGCATTAAAACGGTACCTGAAAAAATTCTTGTACCTGATTTAAAACAAGGGCTAATCTCTGTAAACCTTTATGAAGAAATGAGGGATTTTATTGTTAGGAGAAAGGATGAGATCATTGCATATCAAGTTGCGTCTCTTGCGGATGATCTAGCCTACGAAATTGATTTTATCGTAAGAGGTGAAGATTTGCTTTCCTCAACAGCAGCTCAACTTTATCTGGCAAAATCTTCCAACTATGAAGCTTTTACTAATGCCAGTTTTTATCACCACCCGCTTATTACTGACAATGGAGTCAAACTATCCAAATCAGAAGGAGCTACTTCTATTCGGGACATCAAACAACAAACCCATCCGTCAGCAATCTATCAACTAGTTGCACGCCAGATGGGTTGGAAGTATCAAAATATCAATTCTCTCCAAGACCTTTTGGAAGAGAGTATCCGTTCAAACTTCTGA
- a CDS encoding acyl-CoA synthetase, whose product MLDLVERAKRYSPRTALCDKEGSFTYQQLLQDSSKVAASLLAGSQDLSEKTIAFLAPSSYAYVVMQWGIWRAGGIAVPLCVSHPKPEMQYVLEDAKAELLLFHESFQDRVGELANETGVETLSYYQAKESKVCQLPDVDLYRRAMMIYTSGTTGKPKGVVTTHANIMAQVQALTDAWEWGADDYILNVLPLHHVHGVVNVLTCAMWSGAKCMMLPRFDAKEVWQLFGQEPFTVFMAVPTIYSKLIQYFDQASEEEQRELKMACSKMRLMVSGSAALPVSVMKKWEEISGHFLLERYGMTEIGMALSNPYHETRQAGCVGKPLPGVKVRVLNEAGAAVGTNEVGELYVKSDTVFLEYWNRVEETQKAFLEGGWFRTGDMVEFNEEGVFKIVGRKSVDIIKTGGYKVSALEIEEVLRQNEQVAECAVVGIPDEEWGQVIAAAIVPKEEKVDTKVLEDWLKGQLASYKVPKKYLLVDDLPRNAMGKVMKPKVVTLFK is encoded by the coding sequence ATGTTAGATCTAGTCGAAAGAGCCAAAAGGTACAGCCCACGTACCGCATTGTGCGACAAAGAAGGTAGTTTTACATACCAACAATTACTACAGGATTCATCAAAAGTCGCAGCCTCTCTTCTTGCAGGAAGTCAGGATTTATCCGAAAAAACGATTGCTTTCTTGGCTCCCTCATCATATGCATATGTAGTAATGCAATGGGGAATATGGAGAGCTGGAGGAATAGCAGTTCCACTATGTGTATCACATCCTAAGCCAGAGATGCAATATGTATTGGAAGATGCTAAAGCTGAGTTACTTCTATTTCATGAATCATTTCAAGATAGGGTAGGTGAACTAGCCAATGAGACTGGGGTTGAGACGCTTTCATATTATCAGGCTAAGGAAAGTAAAGTATGCCAATTGCCAGATGTTGACCTTTATCGAAGGGCAATGATGATTTATACAAGTGGTACCACTGGTAAACCGAAAGGAGTCGTAACAACGCATGCTAATATTATGGCTCAGGTACAGGCATTAACTGATGCTTGGGAATGGGGAGCTGATGACTATATTCTGAATGTGCTTCCGCTCCATCATGTTCATGGTGTGGTCAATGTGTTGACATGTGCCATGTGGTCAGGGGCAAAGTGTATGATGTTACCAAGGTTTGATGCGAAAGAAGTTTGGCAATTGTTCGGTCAAGAACCGTTTACCGTATTTATGGCTGTACCAACTATTTACAGCAAATTGATACAATACTTTGACCAGGCTAGTGAGGAGGAACAGCGTGAGTTGAAAATGGCTTGTTCAAAGATGAGACTGATGGTTTCCGGATCTGCGGCATTGCCAGTGAGTGTCATGAAGAAGTGGGAGGAAATCAGTGGGCATTTCCTGCTAGAAAGATATGGAATGACTGAAATAGGAATGGCACTTTCGAATCCTTATCATGAAACGCGTCAAGCAGGGTGTGTAGGTAAGCCATTGCCTGGTGTGAAAGTTAGGGTGTTGAATGAAGCTGGAGCTGCAGTAGGTACTAATGAAGTCGGCGAGTTATATGTAAAGAGTGATACGGTGTTTCTTGAATATTGGAATCGGGTTGAAGAAACCCAGAAGGCTTTTCTGGAAGGAGGTTGGTTCAGGACTGGAGATATGGTAGAATTTAATGAGGAGGGAGTTTTCAAGATTGTAGGTAGAAAGTCTGTAGATATTATCAAGACGGGAGGCTATAAGGTTTCTGCATTGGAGATAGAGGAAGTTTTAAGACAAAACGAGCAAGTAGCAGAATGTGCTGTTGTTGGAATTCCTGATGAAGAATGGGGACAGGTTATAGCAGCAGCGATTGTGCCCAAGGAAGAAAAAGTAGATACAAAAGTCCTTGAGGATTGGCTGAAAGGTCAATTGGCTAGTTATAAGGTGCCTAAAAAATATTTATTGGTAGATGACTTACCCCGAAATGCAATGGGGAAAGTCATGAAACCAAAAGTAGTTACCTTGTTTAAATAA
- a CDS encoding 7TM diverse intracellular signaling domain-containing protein: MNYPSVRALSLIVILLTSLLANGQSNSELTLDQNFDVIDPTPNISIYIDPENEKTIEDIATDSFDGFIPNTDTGILDLGFSTNIFWFKTDIINQDHTSINDWLLEIGYPSLDYLDIYLKDPDGNISSYQTGDRYNFSKRPLKHRHFLYPLDLRKEGKYSLFLRVQTEGPITLPLKIYRENKFVEVSTKKELGNGIFFGMMMLLCLYNIFLYFSIRDNSYLVYALPVIMSTLFYHSLEGHVFQYILYDYPAIANRVTLMVIGIWVIGSTWFTFKFLNPKKYAPATAILLYSMYGLGILNIISEPIFGYATATMIARVTAMPAGFSILFTGFTAWAKGHRYARFFTMAWFFYLIGIGIYVVKITNVVPANFWTENAMTIGNIIQVAFLSMALGDRYRIYREEHKHAIQERIRVEKEAKETLEAKVQERTEELAQRNEEILSQSEKLRQINLDMQEMNLELEQQNEEIAAQRDVVEENGKLIEEKNKKITASINYAHKIQKAILPSTEAVQEMLPQSFIFYKPKDIVSGDFYWLEDTGDKLIVAAVDCTGHGVPGALMSMLGDSFLRQAVTIKKETSPEKILDLLNKSVQEQLHKDGSLSRDGMDIAICVWDKEKKILEFAGAKNPLIYIKNQKVFRIKGDKFSIGNAEVGFQYSKHRIKVDTPTTFYIFSDGYADQFGGPEGRKLMNKRFLELLYVIHSKPMDEQEKVLADFVKKWSHSGSKPQSQIDDLLVVGFKLS; the protein is encoded by the coding sequence ATGAACTATCCTAGCGTCAGGGCCTTGTCCTTGATAGTGATACTACTAACAAGCCTACTTGCCAACGGACAAAGCAACTCAGAACTAACTTTGGATCAAAATTTTGATGTAATTGACCCAACACCCAACATATCCATTTACATTGACCCAGAGAATGAGAAAACCATTGAAGACATTGCTACAGACAGTTTTGATGGTTTTATTCCAAACACAGATACAGGCATCTTAGATTTAGGTTTTTCGACCAATATCTTTTGGTTCAAAACCGACATCATCAACCAAGATCACACTTCCATCAATGATTGGCTGCTGGAGATTGGTTATCCGTCACTTGATTATTTGGACATTTACCTGAAAGACCCAGATGGAAACATCAGCAGTTACCAAACAGGTGACCGCTATAATTTCAGTAAGCGGCCACTCAAGCACAGGCACTTTCTATACCCCTTGGATTTGAGGAAAGAAGGTAAATATTCACTCTTCCTGAGAGTACAGACAGAAGGCCCCATCACATTACCGCTTAAGATCTACCGAGAAAACAAATTCGTTGAGGTCAGCACAAAGAAAGAGCTAGGTAATGGTATCTTCTTCGGAATGATGATGCTCTTGTGTCTTTACAACATATTCCTGTATTTCTCGATTCGTGATAACAGCTACCTTGTGTACGCATTGCCTGTAATCATGAGTACGCTCTTTTACCATTCGCTTGAAGGGCATGTGTTCCAATATATCCTGTATGATTACCCTGCTATTGCCAATAGGGTAACTCTGATGGTTATCGGAATTTGGGTAATTGGTTCCACTTGGTTTACATTCAAATTTCTCAATCCGAAAAAGTATGCCCCTGCTACAGCTATACTTCTATATTCGATGTATGGCTTAGGTATCCTAAATATCATTTCTGAACCAATTTTTGGATATGCAACGGCAACCATGATTGCCCGTGTAACGGCAATGCCTGCTGGATTCTCAATTTTGTTCACTGGCTTTACGGCATGGGCGAAAGGACATCGATATGCCAGATTCTTTACAATGGCTTGGTTCTTTTACCTAATTGGTATTGGTATCTATGTAGTAAAAATCACCAACGTTGTTCCTGCTAATTTCTGGACGGAAAATGCCATGACCATCGGTAATATCATTCAGGTTGCCTTCCTTTCCATGGCTCTAGGTGATCGATACAGAATCTATCGTGAAGAGCATAAGCATGCAATACAGGAACGTATAAGGGTTGAAAAAGAAGCTAAGGAAACTTTAGAAGCAAAAGTACAAGAACGTACAGAAGAGCTGGCTCAAAGAAATGAGGAGATACTCTCCCAATCCGAAAAGCTTCGCCAGATCAACCTCGACATGCAGGAAATGAATCTTGAACTGGAACAGCAAAATGAGGAGATCGCCGCACAGCGTGACGTGGTTGAGGAAAATGGAAAACTTATTGAAGAGAAGAATAAAAAGATTACTGCTAGCATCAACTATGCTCACAAGATTCAGAAAGCTATTCTTCCTTCTACAGAGGCTGTACAGGAAATGCTTCCTCAATCATTTATCTTCTACAAGCCAAAAGATATCGTCAGTGGAGACTTCTATTGGTTAGAAGACACAGGTGACAAATTAATTGTTGCTGCTGTAGACTGTACAGGTCATGGTGTTCCAGGCGCATTGATGTCTATGCTAGGAGATAGCTTCTTAAGACAAGCTGTCACCATCAAAAAAGAAACTTCTCCTGAGAAGATCTTAGACTTACTAAACAAAAGTGTTCAGGAACAACTCCACAAAGATGGCTCCCTTTCACGAGACGGAATGGATATTGCCATTTGTGTTTGGGATAAGGAGAAAAAGATATTGGAATTTGCTGGAGCCAAGAATCCACTGATTTATATCAAAAACCAAAAGGTATTCCGCATCAAAGGAGATAAGTTCTCAATTGGTAATGCTGAGGTAGGTTTCCAATACAGCAAACACCGTATAAAGGTTGATACGCCAACTACTTTCTATATTTTCTCAGATGGTTATGCCGATCAGTTTGGAGGTCCAGAAGGACGAAAACTGATGAATAAACGATTCCTAGAGCTTCTTTATGTGATCCATTCAAAGCCAATGGATGAGCA